The Tolypothrix sp. NIES-4075 DNA segment GCGAACTAGTGTGGCTACTATTTATGAAGAAAATGGAGAATTATTGAGAATATCACTAATTAGCGAACATTTAGATAGCTTTCCTACTGTGACGGCAGAATTAGAAATAGAAAAATTATCTCAAAAGTGGATCGGACAAAAAGAGTCTATAACTGCTGATTTAAAAATATCCCCGCTTCCAGAAACTCAACAGCTTGTATTAGATCCAACCGAAGGCAAAAATGAGACTTTACTCTTGCCGGATCGTATCGTTGTCAATGTTCCCAAAAAAGTGAGTATTGGCGAAGAATTTGAAATAGTAGCGGGAAAATTAGTTGCGGAGAACGAGTATAAACGGCTGACTGTTCAATATGATAATAGTGGAGCATTTACGATGTTGATTTCCGAAGTCTTTAGCTTACAAGATTAAGCGCACTCTTATAATACGGATGTCTGAAAATAACCTAAAAGTTGCGATTATCGCTGCTGGACTTGGCGGTTTAGCAATGGCGATGCGCGAAGTGTATGCCGCTTGCGGCATCGCACTTGATCCAAACATCAATGATCAAGTTTACCAGAAAGCGCACTAATTGCGACCAGTTGGTGCGGGTTTGTCTCTTTTTCCCAACGGTTTGAATACAATGGAGGCGATCGCACCCGGTATCGTCGAAACTTTGATCAAAGCAGGTAGCCCAACTCGCATGGTGAACTTGCAAAAAAGCATCGGCGAAATCATCGGCAGTCAACCTGAGGAACGAAGATTGGCTTTATAATTACAAATTATTCTAACAGCTTTGGGCTAAACTATTAACTATTGAGGTAAGAATCTCTGGCAGTAAATTTTATCAACGACTAATCACCATTACCCAGAGTGAGTATGTCTCAAAACAATGATGAATTACTCAAGATCCAGAAGTTAGCTGAACTTAAACCGAAGCATTTCGCTGATTTAGTTAGAGCTGCACAATTGATTTACGATCCGACAGCGGGACTTTCTGGTAGACATTTAAAAGTTGACTGGCAAGATTTCGGTGTTCCTTTGGATGTCGTGGACAATCTGAAATCACTTGGTCAACAGTATCAATATGCATCTCCCCATGTACCAGTTGAAATTGTTTGGAGTCAATTAACTCCAGAAACTCGTATTTGGTTCATGGCAAATAAAGATAGATTGTGGCAGTTTGAAGAAGCTTTTCCGGCACTTGACGAAGACTAGACTTATTGTATAAGTAGGAAAAGCACAAGGGGTAAAGGAATAAGAAAAAATACATCTATTTCTTTACTCCAAAATGTAATAAATTTACTAACTAGCTAACTAAGTAGGCGAAATTAAACTTACGTAGTGAGCGGTTTACCGCTCATATCAAGTTTTTTAAGGGCTGTTAGCGTTCGCGTAGCGTCTTTGTCAGGAGAAGAGAAGCTTTCCCGTAGGGTAGCCCTTACTACAATCTAAGTACAGCATGGGCTTAAAAGCGTAGCGTTTCTAAATGCAGGGGGACACAATCGCATTGTATCGTGACGCGATCGCATTGTATCAACCATTGCAAAATTTAATTTGCTACGAATTAATGAAATGCTGTACTAAGTTCAATTTGCTGATAATTCTCGCAATTTAGTTAACACTTGTTCAGCATGATTTTTTGGTTTAACAACCGACCACGTATGGACAATGATTTTATCGGGTGAAATTAAAAAACTTGACCGCGCCACACCCATATATTCTTTGCCCATAAATTTTTTCAATCGCCAAGCGCCGTAAAGTTCTGCTAAATGATGTTCTGGGTCGCTTAATAAGGTGATTGACAAGTTATGTTTGTTAATAAATCGACAATGAGATTTACCAGAATCTGTGCTTACTCCTAATATTTTCGCTTTCAGTTGATTGAATTCTTGGCTCAATTCAGTAAAGTCTTTCGCTTCAACAGTACAACCAGGTGTGTCATCTTTAGGGTAAAAGTAAAGCACAACCCATTGATCGGAGAAATCAGTGAGACTAACTTGATTGTCGTCTTGGTCTAGTGCGATGAAATTAGGCGCTTGTTGTCCTGGTTGGGGAATGTTGTTCACTTTCTAGCGATCGCTCTTGGGTTCAATAAATTAAAAATATCGCAACTTTAGGCTCAAAGAACGCCTAATAAATGTTAAATCTAGTATCGTTGAGCAATAAAAAATCAACGTGAAAGCACAGGTATTTAGAGGCGTTAATCAACTCTCTTACGAAGATATCCCAGTTCCAGAACTCTCAGCCGATGAAGTTTTGGTACAAGTGCGGGTAGTCGGGTTGTGTCAGTCGGATATCAAAAAAATTCGCTATCCGCTATATGAACCACCCCGCATCTTTGGACATGAGACGGCAGGAACGATCGCCGCAGTCGGTAATGAGGTCAAAAATTGGCAAGTGGGACAACGGGTAGCAGTAATGCACCACATCCCTTGTATGCGTTGTGCGTACTGCCTCAATGATAATTTCTCAATGTGCGATGTTTACAAAAACATTTCCACCACAGCCGGGTTTAACGCTAGTGGAGGTGGTTTTGCTGAGTATGTGAAGGTTCCCGGTCATATTGTGCGATCGGGTGGATTGATTCCGATTCCTGATAATATAAGCTTTGAAGAAGCAAGTTTTGTAGAACCGACTAACTGCTGTTTGAAGGCGGTAAAAAAAGCCCAAATTATTCCCGGTCAAACGGTTTTGGTTACTGGTGCAGGACCAATTGGGCTAATGTTTGTTATGTTGGTGAAGTATTTCGGAGCAAAAGCGATCGCCACTGACTTACTGCCCTCTAGAATTGAAAAAGCTTTAAATGTCGGTGCAGAAGCCGCATTTGATGCCCGCGATCCCGATTTATCGGCTAAAATTCAAGCACTAACCGATGGTATGGGTGTTGATGTCACCTTACTAGCGGTTCCCAGTGATAAAGCTTTCTTTCAAGCTCTTGATTGTACTCGCAAAGGTGGAAAAATCGTCTTTTTCGCCGAGTTTCCCGATGAAATGGAAATTCCCATTAACCCGAACATTCTATATCGTCGTGAGATTGACTTGATGGGCAGTTATAGTTCATCATATCGCCTGCAAAGTCTAGCAACTGATATAGTGTTTAATCGACGCATCGACGTATCCGCATTAATTAGCGATCGCTATCCCCTACAAAAATTATCTCAAGCTGTAGAAATTGCGATCGCACCCACCCCAGAAACTTACAAGATTTTGATTTATCCCTAGTTTTGGAAGGAGACAAGGAGGACAAGGGGACAAGGGAGACAAGGAGGACAAGGAGGAATTTCTCCCCCATCTCCCTTGTCTCCCTTGTCTCCCCCATCTCCCTTACCTCCCTTGTCCCCCCCTCCCCCACTCCCCATCCAAATGTTTATAATTTTTGTCACCCTACTAGCTTTATACGTTGCTTTCAACTTGGGAGCAAATGATGTTGCTAACGCGATGGGGACTTCTGTAGGTTCCAAAGCTGTTACCCTAAGACAGGCTTTGATAATTGCTGGGGTATTAGAGTTTACGGGTGCTGTATTGTTTGGGCATGAGGTATCAGAAACACTGGCAACGAAAATCGCCAATCCCGCTTTATTTGTCGCTGCACCGCAAATGCTTTTAACTGGGATGGTGACGGTGTTAATCGCGTCTGGGGTGTGGTTGCAAATTGCCACCTCACGCGGTTTACCTGTATCATCTTCTCATGCCGTTGTTGGTGCGATCGCTGGATTTAGTTGGGTCGAAGTGGGAGTTAACGCGATTGATTGGTCTTCAATTAAGTTAATTACCCTAGGCTGGATTGTCACCCCTCTGATAAGTGGTGCGATCGCCGCTTTATTTTACAGTCAAATCAAGCGCTGGATTCTCGATCAACCTAATCAGATAGCGCAGTTAAAAGAATGGATTCCTTGGTTGAGTGCATTGCTGCTGGGGATATTTGGAGTAATTGTCCTACCCTCTTTGAGTCAACCTCTGACAAATTTTTTAATTGAGCAATTTAATTTAAATATACCTGCTCACGACATCCCAATTTTCACAGGTGCTGTAGCAGCTGTTGGACTGACTTTCTATAGCTTACGAGAATTGGACGACTTGGGAGACAGGGAGACAGGGGGACAGGGGAGCCAGCGCCGTGCGGAGGTTCCCGACCTTGAGGCGACTGGCGTGGACAGGGGGACAGGGGGACAAGGGGACAAGGAGGACAAGGAAGAATCTTTTCCCGATTACCCATTACCCATTACCCATTCCCAATTCCCCAATCCCATCGAACGCTTATTTGGGAAATTTCAACTTTTGAGCGCTTGCTTTGTGGCATTTGCTCATGGTTCTAATGATGTGGGGAATGCGATCGCACCCCTTGCAGTGATCGTTTACATTAATACTACTGGCGCAGTTCCGATAAATGGCATTACGATCCCCATCTGGATTTTAATACTTGGCGGTGTTGGTATTGTCGCTGGTTTAGCGATTTGGGGCAAAAAAGTTATCGCTACGATTGGCGAAAGCATCATTTCCCTACAACCTAGCAGCGGATTCTGCGCCGAACTCGCCACAGCCACCACCATCCTGCTTGCCTCCCGGTTGGGTTTACCCGTTTCCACCTCCCATGCCCTCGTTGGCGGCGTGGTTGGCATCGGACTAGTGCAAAATCTCAAGTCGATTCAATTCCAAACTCTCCAAGGAATCGCCGCTGCATGGTTTATTACAGTTCCCCTCAGCGCAGCCCTCAGCGCTGCCATCTTTACAGTGCTGAGTGCTAAGTTCTGGTAGGGAGATGGGGAGATGGGGAGAGGGGGGATGGGGAGAGTATTAAATTTTGAATTCTCCTTGTCCCCTTGTCTCCAAGGAGTCCCCCTTGTCCCCCTTGTCCCCCTTGTCTCCACTCCCCCACTTCCAAAGGAGGGCATTTGGCACAAAGGCTTTTAATTCAGTAAAATGATTTTCAGGCAAAGGGGATATTTTTATTCCCACCAAAGAATATTTTCATCCAGATTTGGGATGAAAGGTGTAACGCAATTGACATTCTACATAAATTTACAGATAGGTTTGAGAATTTCGACAATTGCATTAAGCCAAACGTAAAAAACGCAGAAATCCGTAAGTCATTGAGAATTGCTATTGCCGCTAAAAGAATAGATATCTATTTTTGATGATATTTTATCCGGATAAAAATATCACTTGAAAATAGCTGATTTCAAGAGAACTTACAGAATAGTAGTCTGTGATGCACCAATTAATGGGAATCTCGTGTATCAAATGTCA contains these protein-coding regions:
- a CDS encoding DUF3598 family protein, giving the protein MRNLQDKNWENLFGYITPEGVSWHGIWTMYSLDKEVITTFKGIRKFKANEDKTIITHINHYIYSDGKEQETIWEIEKQICNQPDGITHPALLSMRTLSFCDGANAVLSKQLEAETKFGTELFFGYEDWRTSVATIYEENGELLRISLISEHLDSFPTVTAELEIEKLSQKWIGQKESITADLKISPLPETQQLVLDPTEGKNETLLLPDRIVVNVPKKVSIGEEFEIVAGKLVAENEYKRLTVQYDNSGAFTMLISEVFSLQD
- the bcp gene encoding thioredoxin-dependent thiol peroxidase, whose amino-acid sequence is MNNIPQPGQQAPNFIALDQDDNQVSLTDFSDQWVVLYFYPKDDTPGCTVEAKDFTELSQEFNQLKAKILGVSTDSGKSHCRFINKHNLSITLLSDPEHHLAELYGAWRLKKFMGKEYMGVARSSFLISPDKIIVHTWSVVKPKNHAEQVLTKLRELSAN
- a CDS encoding zinc-dependent dehydrogenase, with the translated sequence MKAQVFRGVNQLSYEDIPVPELSADEVLVQVRVVGLCQSDIKKIRYPLYEPPRIFGHETAGTIAAVGNEVKNWQVGQRVAVMHHIPCMRCAYCLNDNFSMCDVYKNISTTAGFNASGGGFAEYVKVPGHIVRSGGLIPIPDNISFEEASFVEPTNCCLKAVKKAQIIPGQTVLVTGAGPIGLMFVMLVKYFGAKAIATDLLPSRIEKALNVGAEAAFDARDPDLSAKIQALTDGMGVDVTLLAVPSDKAFFQALDCTRKGGKIVFFAEFPDEMEIPINPNILYRREIDLMGSYSSSYRLQSLATDIVFNRRIDVSALISDRYPLQKLSQAVEIAIAPTPETYKILIYP
- a CDS encoding inorganic phosphate transporter, whose amino-acid sequence is MFIIFVTLLALYVAFNLGANDVANAMGTSVGSKAVTLRQALIIAGVLEFTGAVLFGHEVSETLATKIANPALFVAAPQMLLTGMVTVLIASGVWLQIATSRGLPVSSSHAVVGAIAGFSWVEVGVNAIDWSSIKLITLGWIVTPLISGAIAALFYSQIKRWILDQPNQIAQLKEWIPWLSALLLGIFGVIVLPSLSQPLTNFLIEQFNLNIPAHDIPIFTGAVAAVGLTFYSLRELDDLGDRETGGQGSQRRAEVPDLEATGVDRGTGGQGDKEDKEESFPDYPLPITHSQFPNPIERLFGKFQLLSACFVAFAHGSNDVGNAIAPLAVIVYINTTGAVPINGITIPIWILILGGVGIVAGLAIWGKKVIATIGESIISLQPSSGFCAELATATTILLASRLGLPVSTSHALVGGVVGIGLVQNLKSIQFQTLQGIAAAWFITVPLSAALSAAIFTVLSAKFW